Proteins encoded together in one Anopheles darlingi chromosome 3, idAnoDarlMG_H_01, whole genome shotgun sequence window:
- the LOC125956833 gene encoding uncharacterized protein LOC125956833: MTQANGPKAKATASEKEGGKSHLNLTADELKEEGNRCVKAGNFTEAVLHYSHAIKLNPGDAILHSNRSLAFCKLQQYYYANEDADKAIALNPTWAKGYYRKAEVSMGVGQYDSALLSYGKALHLQPQDMGIIHAARKAAELSNQDRVAEKRTPMIGCAIGCAVGLCIVLADMLLTENPAIKYTTLMIFVVLIIAGMGFGIAKMIRYFKKQQRRGLLDPPIDLLEDFQKPNEDTNEDGLLNGEQRPMRNRYTKAQARQRLKKGKT, translated from the exons ATG ACCCAGGCCAACGGTCCAAAGGCGAAAGCGACAGCATCAGAAAAGGAAGGTGGGAAAAGCCACCTAAACCTGACGGCAGACGAGCTAAAGGAGGAGGGCAACCGCTGCGTCAAGGCGGGCAATTTCACCGAAGCCGTTCTTCATTACTCACACGCCATCAAACTCAATCCCGGTGATGCTATACTGCACAGCAATCGATCGCTGGCCTTTTGCAAACTGCAGCAATATTACTACGCCAACGAGGATGCCGATAAGGCTATTGCACTGAATCCGACCTGGGCGAAAGGCTACTACCGGAAGGCCGAAGTGAGCATGGGCGTGGGACAGTACGATAGTGCGCTTCTGTCATACGGAAAGGCGCTGCATCTGCAACCTCAAGATATGGGTATTATACATGCAGCCCGGAAGGCGGCTGAGCTGAGCAATCAGGATAGAGTGGCGGAAAAGAGAACACCCATGATAGGTTGTGCGATTGGTTGTGCTGTAGGATTGTGCATCGTGCTGGCTGATATGCTGCTGACGGAAAACCCTGCCATTAAG TACACAACGTTGATGATATTCGTAGTGCTCATCATAGCAGGCATGGGTTTTGGGATTGCCAAGATGATTCGATActtcaaaaaacaacaacggagaGGCTTACTTGATCCACCCATCGATTTGCTTGAAG ATTTTCAAAAACCCAATGAAGACACTAACGAAGATGGATTGCTCAATGGGGAACAACGACCAATGAGAAATCGTTACACCAAAGCTCAAGCTCGGCAACGGCTTAAAAAGGGTAAAACGTAG